One Mycolicibacterium sp. TUM20985 genomic window, GGTCCCGCCGGCGGCGACGCTGGTGATGCCGACCTTGCGTGACGCTGCGTCGACGGAGGTGACTTCGGAGTTCGTATGCAAGGTGATGCCGTAGTCGGCGATGACCTTGTCGAGGCTGTCCGCGATCGCCGGAATCCCGAATGGCCGCGCCCCCGGCATGACGAGGTGGACGTCGATGTCCTTGAGCACCCCTTGCGTTCGCCAGTAATCGGCGGCCAGATACGCGATCTTCTGTGGTGCGCCCGCACACTTGATCGCGCCGGAGGGAACGGTGAAAACGGCACTGCCAGAACGGGTGTTTCGGATGAGGTCCCAGGTGCGCGGTGCGAGGTCGTATCGGTAGTTCGACGACACCCCGTTGTGTCCCAGGGTCTCCTCGAGACCCTCGGTGCGATTCCAGTCGAGCTGGATTCCAGGACACACGATGAGCACGTCATACTCGAAATTCGTTCCATCGCTGCAGCTGACGGTGTTCTGCTCTGGGTCGATCGCCGCGGCGGCCTTCTTGATCCACGTCGCACCCTTGGGCATCACCGAGGACTCAGCGCGCTCGGTGGACGACGCGTTGGCCTGCCCACCACCCACCAGGGTCCACAGCGGTTGGTAGTAATGCTTTGACGACGGCTCGATGACCGCGACGTCGGTGTGGCCCTTGCGGAGCAGGCGCGCTGCCACGGTAATTCCCGCGGTTCCGCCGCCGACGATCAGGATCTGATGTTTGGTCGTGATGGTCATGGGGGTGGGTCTCCTAGGTTCGATTAGGCGTTTTGGTGTGCGTCGGCCCAGGCGCCGTAACCGCCCAGGATATCGCTCACGTCATTGAAACCGTTGCGCCGCAGCAGACTTGCCGCCACCGACGACCGATAGCCGCCTGCGCAGTAGACCACCGTCGGCTTGGCGGGATTGAGCTCAGCCAGCCGGGACGGCAGCTGACCCACCGGAATCGGGATCGCGTTGGGGATGGCACCGGCCTCGACCTCGCCGGGGTTGCGGACGTCGACGACCTGTAGATCGCCGATCCGCGACTCCCGTTCGTCGAACGCGTTGGCCGTCAACCGCGAGGCCACGTGGACGTCCCCCTGGTGGGTGAGCATCGTCTGAAACGGCTTTGCGAGGTAACCGATCACCCGGTCGAAACCGATCCGGGCGAGCCTGTTCTTACCTTCGCGTTCCTGGCCGGGTTCGGTGAACAGCACGACGTCGACGTCCGACGGCAGCACCGACCCGGCGAACTCGGCGTAACGACCTTCGAGTCCGATGTTGATCGCATCGCGCAGGTGCCCCATGGCGAACTCCTCGGGTGAGCGCCCGTCGACCAGGACCGCGCCGGCGTCGATCGCGGCCCGCACCTGCTCGTAGGACATTGCGGTGGGCATCTTGGTCTCGTCGAGCAGGCCGCGGTCCTTGCGGTTGAGGATGGCGTCGTAGACGAAGTAACCCGGCGCGGGTGGCTGGCCCTCGGTGACCAGGCCCATGAACGTCGCCTTGTCCGGCGCCCGCAGCGCGTAGTTGGTGGCCTTCTGGTCGCCGATGGTCGAGGACAGGTCGGTGGACAGGTTCTTCCCGCACGCCGAGCCCGCACCGTGCGCGGGATACACCCGCGTGGCGTCGGGCAGGGTCATCAGCTTGTCGTGCAGCGAGTCGTAGAGTTTGTCGGCGAGCTCTTCACGCGTGAACCCGATCGAGGCCAGCAGGTCGGGGCGG contains:
- a CDS encoding NAD(P)/FAD-dependent oxidoreductase translates to MTITTKHQILIVGGGTAGITVAARLLRKGHTDVAVIEPSSKHYYQPLWTLVGGGQANASSTERAESSVMPKGATWIKKAAAAIDPEQNTVSCSDGTNFEYDVLIVCPGIQLDWNRTEGLEETLGHNGVSSNYRYDLAPRTWDLIRNTRSGSAVFTVPSGAIKCAGAPQKIAYLAADYWRTQGVLKDIDVHLVMPGARPFGIPAIADSLDKVIADYGITLHTNSEVTSVDAASRKVGITSVAAGGTDTMLPYDVLHAVPRQSAPDWVKSSPLSTGDAVGYVDIDKHTMQHVRYPNVFALGDAGSSPNSKTGAAIRKQAPVVVDNVDAYLGQRALSASYDGYSSCPIVTSSHAMLLAEFDYDLNLEPSFPLLNPTVPHRAYWYLKKYGLPFMYWNLMLKGLA
- a CDS encoding MBL fold metallo-hydrolase, translated to MILQQYYLDCLSHASYLIGDETTGRAVVVDPQRDVAEYIADAKELGLTIELVIETHFHADFLSGHLELAKATGATIVFSSVAETEFASMGVTDGQRYPLGEVMLEFRHTPGHTPESLSIVVYEHADDPTPYGVMTGDTLFIGDVGRPDLLASIGFTREELADKLYDSLHDKLMTLPDATRVYPAHGAGSACGKNLSTDLSSTIGDQKATNYALRAPDKATFMGLVTEGQPPAPGYFVYDAILNRKDRGLLDETKMPTAMSYEQVRAAIDAGAVLVDGRSPEEFAMGHLRDAINIGLEGRYAEFAGSVLPSDVDVVLFTEPGQEREGKNRLARIGFDRVIGYLAKPFQTMLTHQGDVHVASRLTANAFDERESRIGDLQVVDVRNPGEVEAGAIPNAIPIPVGQLPSRLAELNPAKPTVVYCAGGYRSSVAASLLRRNGFNDVSDILGGYGAWADAHQNA